From the genome of Diorhabda carinulata isolate Delta chromosome 2, icDioCari1.1, whole genome shotgun sequence:
AAGTATGAAGtaagaacaatgaaaaaatgacattttatgtTTGGAACAATTTCGTGTCAAACACATTGACTATTGTTATGATGTATAATTAGAGAAAAGCTAAGATTCTGTTTCAATTAGGAATAtatcaagatattttttaaaatgaacgagaaaataataaaataatttataaaaaagtttatattttaatattaagttttttacATGtgatattataaacaaaaaataatggagAATAATTTCTTTGGGTATGGTATGATTTACTATGTGTTCTATTGCATTAAATACCAAGGTTTCTGAAAATCATTTCTGATCTAGTAATAActagaaattttcttttatccaAAATCCAGGCTTTGCCTGACCACCAAATATggttattgtataaaataatgaaggtaaattttgataaaaataaataatagattttctTTTTAAGAGAAATTTCATCTGATGTTTACTCTTAATGTTGTACATTTGGTGAGTATATGAAAATGGCAACTGCAGTTGCAAAAAGAGTGACTATAGTTATGAGATATAATCAGAAAAAAGCTAAGATCCTGTTTCGATTAGGaacatatcaaatattttttaaaatgaacgaAACTACAGATCGGCAAAATATGGTTTAAACAAAGCTGAAAATGATTTATAGaggaaataatttacaaaagaACAGcagttaataaattataatcgGCACATTTTTAGTTAATCATACGGAAATACGGAAAAGAAAAGTAGATAGCAACCCATAATCCATAATTTAGTTATAAACAGTAGGTATTGCCAAAGTATATTGAAATACTTCTTttgtaataatgaattttacaaataaatgtgAATGTTCTATAGTAAAAAGTAACCTTTAAAAAGattactgaaataataaatcatgtAATGGATAACTATTAAACTGcaatcaaataaaatcaaataaaacaattatgcCAAGTCTTATTGTTTTTATGATTTCAAAACATTCACTAAATACCTCAAGGAATTAAGtagaagaaattgatgaatgctatgaataaattagaaatttatgaCACAATGTACTGAAAAGAACAAGAGGCTTAAAAAAAGATCAGAAGATTGAAAATTCGTTTTATATATAACTAAGTTTTAGAATTGGTTATTGGGTAGTTGCAAtggaattattttcttatttctcaataaaaaactattttgcaCAATTATGATATGTCATACTAAATCCAGATCTCGCGATCGGTTCAATTTAATGATTAAATatgtgtttataatttttaacactgtaaaattatgaaaattattaccttcttaacttaatttttctatcatatatgtatattaaattacttattcagttatataaaaagTTGCCTTGTGACATGAGTGTTTCATAAACCACATTTTTTAGTTATATgtctataattttcatttcccattattaataagaaaaaaaaatagttttatttattcaaaagtgTTTGATGTTTTTACTACaactttgtttacaaaaattccagatttttaaaatagttataGAGAAAAATGAATTGTAAATAACACATTACTCAATAAATCGtatgactaactaagaaaaacacatttttttgttaaaaatcgattttattcgtCAATGTGAAAAGCAATAAAATCAATCCAATGCTTCTCTAATTTGTCAATGCCGTGCTTGtaaaaggatttgtcttttgcctcaattAGGGTTTCAATTGCtgcttcatttgagctgaattttttaCCGACGAGCATTTGTTTGAGATGAAAAAGTAACCATTAGTCACTGGGTGcaagatctggactatacggtggacgAGGAAgcaatttgaatttgatttttgaataagtgcattgtcttggtgaaacagtggttttttatTGGCCGTTTTTCctttaatttgaattcaaacgatccaacactTCTATGTAGTATTCGTTATTAATTTTCTCTCTCTTTGGAGATAGTCAATGGAACAATATTCCAAGCGCACcctaaaatactgaagccataatcTTCCCAgtctttggacgcttcggacgtggttcaccggttACACTCCATTCAGATGATGATAGTTTTGATTCTAgatgaagtgatggatccatgtttcatccattgtcacaacattgctctgaatcatcaacacgttgttgtgtTTGATCGACTATTTTGAGACAAAACACAATTCCTTCTACAAGTTcagcatcgagaagttagagaagtgaaatcgatttttgacaaaaaaatgtgtttttcttagttagtcacacaaCTTATTGAGTGATATGTTAGTTAGATTTCATTTCAGTTTAGCTTTTAAGTAACAACAATCGGTTTAATTTTGTTGGAGAGTGTATACATGTATTATATTTCACATTGTATGTTAATGAACaaagtatgtatttttaaaCTCAACTGTTACTATATTAGACTTTTAATGTATTAATGTGTTTAATCTTCATTTACCTTCCTCATTCAATCTCTCAATTTTTACCATGGTTGTGAACGGCTAAATATCCAGAAACCATATTTGATGAGgacttttaatattaataagaataagtctgtaataaattttgattgtatagtttggtttttataataaattattttctttttggtaATTCTGTAGATTGTATTATATATACTGTTtataccaccactacaccaacactcacaaataCAATGTCTGACGCGCTTTTCTATAAGTAGTTTTTGGTAAATAGTTTACCTTCAGCCTCTGAAGActataacttagttatcgaaacgcgcgccagacagtgtaattgtgagttttgggtTAAACAGTacgttcagtatgaatatcaccaactgttccagaaattccaacttatctATAGATTATAGTTTATAAGAACTACATGAGCAACTATAATCGTTtcgatattttaatttcaaaacaaagtattttaaaaaaaattgtaaaatgacaagaataaaaaaaatgtccagttttttaaaaatgtaatattccTTGACATCCAGCAagttatttttatgaagaaaaccATTCAAGACTTAAATATATTCACagtaataaaaatgtacaaCTTTACAGCAgaataattttagttatttagatattatttaaaaatttttcaaaattttaaactaaaaaacttaaatgaaaatttcagatAAACCTAACAGAAACACATCTAAAAATTTCCAACAAAACATACCAACTGGTTGCCTAGGTTTAGTTCTTGGTGTTCTAAACGAAGTTTTGTTGTCTCCTTTCAACAAATGATACTTTAGAGCTTCTATTATATAATCTTTACACTGTAAATCTGTCTTCAGTAAAGGTTCTTCTTCTACTCTCTGTACCAAATATTCTTGTGACATAAGTGGTAATCTAACATATTCCATTAAAGAAGAAAGATGCTGTTTCCTATTTTCTAAGTCATTTTGTACCCATGCCACCACACattcaaatactttttcttCTGTAGGTACTGTCAATCTATCACTACTTATTAATTTTGACACTTGGAGATGCGAAAGTGTTAAAAATTCTTCACATTCAACAACCtaacaaataaaactaatgTAATCATTGCATAAATTCAATCTGCAGATATTACAGTTAAATTTagtttaattataaatactGTGAAATAATCGACGTTTTATGGTTTTCTTGACagattttattgtatattgtgGTAAATTTACATTGTGTGAAGTAGATGGATAGATAGATGGAAAATGTGCGTTGTTCTGTAAAGTAACTGGTGAATAGATACAGTACAAAGGATATAGTGGAGTATCCAAAGCTTTGGATTTTTGTTCACGTGgatgagtttatttttttaattgctgtttttaatacaaattgCAGATTCTACCCTTTTTTCTTGtactcattatttttcattattcaaacaagaaattgataaaataacatatttgtATAATGTAAAAGTAAGAGAACTACAGAATCATTTCATTAAATAACATAGTCTTTTTTCTCGTaaatatcatttgaaattaCATGTGGCAAAACATAAAATTGtgcttttaaaaatgttttcaaggtaataaaaaaaatagtttcaattgTGAAGTATAAATGATTCACCGAAGCATCCAAAGAgtgtgattttttcaatttgaacgTTTATATGATCTTAAATATAATGGCAAACTTTTATCTACTCTTCACCTGGGAGTACTACAAAATGCTAACAACTTCCATGTTGGTAAGTTTAAAAGAACTAACTTGGCAGCTACCCAATTATTTTTTGCTGCTGTAAGAGAATTCAAATCCAGCTGAAAAAGTGATAATCCAGGGACTTTGTCTTATGTTCCTCCAATGGTTTGTCAATATACCAACTCACTATGACCACCTCTTGTATAGGGAACTATTAGGATCTGTTTTCATCTAGTTAAATGATACAAATTGTCCCTTATTTTACcctccattaacgtatcgtctcggACTACTtaattttaatcataaatttacCTTACTTCAATTTATTACTATATTCGTTAAGATTTCTTGTACATTGACGGCTTCTAATGGGAACCAACGTCATAGTTAAGCGGTTCCAAGTGTCCCTTAGTCATTGAAGTTTCATTAAcgtatcaaattatttacttttattttctattgatatgactctaacgaccataaatataattatttatagcttttatGTACAATAGAATTTTGGTATTTAAAGCGGTTTGTAAATAGATACGAGATTCTTAATAATTTTGGCATCTGTCGAGTACGGTACtcaaattattgaaaccaagtttaattattttctagcataataattattattaagtagttttattgttttaatacaaatatcGTCAACCATAATTGGTTAGCCCGAAGATATATTAGAGAAGTTACATTTCATCCTCTTCTAGGTTGTGATATGATATATTGTCAAAAGCTAACCTTCTGAAAAATTTGCTGATATTGCAatatcgtcatgtgacataccgggAGATTGATGTATACTTGGGAACTAGTTCCACACGCATGAATCTAATATTGCATCAACATTTagttgaatacactgtttacgcCACggctacaccaacactcacaattacactgactgaTACGTGtttagataaccaagttatcgtcttcagagacggaaggtaaactaaaatctaataatttgaCTTACCTGCTTCATACTGAATTCTCctaccaataaaccttctcccgcgaaaattaattccaatgGAAAAAGCTTTTTGGCGGAAATATTCACGttcattctttgactactaaactatagagtgggctgtaaggaattggccctttgtccctatttaagctactcttacatctagcaatgcatccaataatatattattggttatattattcaacaattttatattattatttatgtcacGATTGTTGCTGGCAGCGTGATTGGCAATACCTGATTTTTTGGTTCATCCATATTTCAAATGGGCTATGtgctttttaaatttaatttaatttagtataaaacatgtaaatcaagttattagattttagtttaccttcagtctctgaagacgataacttggttatcgaaacgcgtgtcagacagtttaattgtgagtgttggtgcagtggtgttgtaaacagtatattcagtatgaatatcaccaacggttccagaaattccaacttagccaacatttagctgtcaaaaagatttgtccacataatttgacaattgctcAAATAAAAAGCTTGTGtcaattggtgcaaagaaatgctgaacaAATTCAATTGCAGTACTTCAAAAGTTGTCTATAACATTGTGACAGTCAACGAATTATGAATCTATGATAGAAGcccaaaactaaacaacaattgaaTGAATGGggctttcaagacgagccaaaccCAACAAAAGTTTGTGCATGTAGCACTTTGAATCAAATGGAGGTAGCTAAATCGGAAAGAACGCTTCAAATATTGATCCAAACTctataaagccatatccaattataaatattcgtttttatttgtcttaGTACCAACCCTCTCTTGCTGTCCACAAAACCTAGATGATCATAATGTGAAGAAGTTCAGACTAGGTTACTAGCATGATAATATAATGATGATCTGGTTATTATCTTCCCACTATGTCAATGTATATATAAAGAgtttaaattggaaaatttttctaatattttcaatttatttatttgagagCAAATATGTATGATATCATACaaatattagataataaaaagttgattaatagaaaaaatatgtttagtATTAGTACAATGATTTTACTAAATATCTGTAAATAGCATACATACTCATGAATCTTATTCACTTACTTCTGAAAAATGAAGTTCTATGTAATATTCGGCATGTGACAGCAATTCTAAACAGCCATGTAAATCTGCAAATGCCCTAATTCCCAAACAGTTTGTTGGATGTAACTGGGCTTGTAAAAATTCACAACAAGCATCCCTAACATCAGTAAGTTGTAATAAATTTGCTGCGGGAAGTAATACTTGTACATTGTCTTCTGTTACACTAACTTCTGAAGTATATACATATTCTATCAAGAGCATTAATGCTTGCTGATCAACTTCTTGTAACACTATTCTATCTTGCCTACTCTCTTCAAAACTagaatatttatagtttaatgTTGTATTCTATATTAGTCATTCATgtataaaacaaagatttaaaaGCATTAAATTAGTAGATTTAAAGTGAAAGACGCGAGTAACTAGATTATTTAATGACGAAGTATCATAGTTATAATTAGAATATTTAGTAAATTACCTAGAAAACATTGCGTAGAAATAAGGAGAGCAGGCAGCTAATACCATCTTATGTGCAGCTATTTCAGCATCTCCAGCTACCAATACTACGTCGCAAAGTAACTTCTGTTTCCTCATTAAATTCATAACATCGAATGCTTTTTGCGTGTGCATATGATTCCTATATGGTGGTCTTTCTTTTGTGTGAGGATGAATTTGTGAGATGTGTTTTTGGGAACTTTCATCTAATGAATTTTGACTAGCGGAACGAAGTAGTAAGCAACTTCCTTGTCTTTCCATAATATTTACTGTTGGCTCCATTTCCAACATACACATACACAACACTacgaattgtttgttttttcacaACAGTCGTTATAACCAAGGTCAAAAAGTCATCGATATTAGACAGCTGTCAGTCAGCTGATCGCTACAATTTTTAATAGAGGTGGGATTCTAGTAGTAGTTGGTTATATCCGTTACCAATTTACAAGAGCACAATCGAACACAATTAGAATCATGGGTTTTGAGCACTTagttctttgaaaaaaattattcgtaaATTAATTCGTAGTATAACGATACATTAGATTTAGTGAAAAACAGGAATTCTGTTGCACTGTGCTAGGTTTAGAACGCATTAAAAAAGATTTCGTAAAAATATACATGTTTacaacataacctaaaatttgaATGTTACATATCTTAATTCTTATGATTCAAAATGATGAGAATTATGAGCTTTGGATTGATTAGTTTAGGAGATTATTTTATTCAGAGTAACGTTTTTAGATGTGACCGTACTATCGCTTTTGTTAATTTGTGATACAGGgtcgattcataaacttgactttccgtttgacGTTGCCGTTCGTGGGTGACGTTTTCCGTTTGACGTTCGTAGCAAATTCCACACCCTATTCATAAATTTGACGTTGCTGctgttaacctaaaaatttttgttattctttttggcGTGTCtactgctttttgttttcgtgatgtttttgtgtttttgtttgtaatcggtatttatggacgatattatggaaaataacagAGAGAAAACGAGCAAAGCCAAAAGACCtccataaacaaacaaacagaaAGAGAAATAACCCCAACATCACGATCTAACGTCAAAGgtcaaaatcacgtgacaaaTTCAAGCGGATGTTATTGGTTCTCTCCGACTACTACGAAAGTTGCTACGAACGGCCGACGAGATAAGATAGAATtcgtttatgttgaaagtcaccATCGGCAGACCGATCGGCAAACGGCAACTATGACTGTCTTATAGTCTCAtccatttcaatgtttttaattgtgTAACAGCAAAAGTCAAGGAAAGTCGAGTTTATGTATCGGCCTTAAAACTATAGTAATAATCACATTCTATGGTTGTAAAGTAACAATAGCAATAAAAAATAGCATTAAGTAGTGaataatgttaattatataatatgaaaaatataacataTGTATCTTACATatgcaatttttgaaaaaatattttttcctcgCTTCCAAAATTAGGTTCAATATTAATAGACGAACAGCCTGGTACGTACACAAGTGATTAAAAACTGATTTGATATGAATGCAATGAAAgatgaataatataatttagttttctataacaaaattcacaaattatttttgccCAAGTACTGGGTGTGTTATGCATATTTATGCAATACCAAATACACTTAGTGACATATGATTTCATTTTTCTGTGTTTATTGTTGAAGTGATACCATATAGTAAGTGAATGTAGTTCTCGCAATTTAACGTTCTCAAGATCATTCTTGTAAAATGAACAgatattaaatgtaaaatttctcTGATAGCTTCAGCTAAGCTGCCATGTTATATTCAAATGACTAAGGAAGTAAAATAATGACCCTTTACCTTTgcgaatatatttatatgtgaTTATTCTAAATTCAATATAGTGTGAACATTTTGTTCTGTAATAGGACCAAAAGTAATGtagtaattatattaaattcgtgcgatatttcaaattttggtaGTTTCTTCAGTTTTAACTACAGTCAGGcactgaatttttaatattgggATGAATACTTACCACCATATATAAAGGTCGAACAAATAAATAGGTACACACAAACTTATTATTTCTCgattataaatgaaatgaaagcgAAGCTCTTCATTGAATTGTCAAGTTAGATTAGATTTCTCACCTTTAGTGATTATTGAAAGAGCGTGCTCCTCTTGACCAAGTGGACCGAATAAGATCACAGAGGGAACATCGGAAACAGTGGTTTGATCTA
Proteins encoded in this window:
- the LOC130903346 gene encoding ring canal kelch homolog, encoding MCMLEMEPTVNIMERQGSCLLLRSASQNSLDESSQKHISQIHPHTKERPPYRNHMHTQKAFDVMNLMRKQKLLCDVVLVAGDAEIAAHKMVLAACSPYFYAMFSSFEESRQDRIVLQEVDQQALMLLIEYVYTSEVSVTEDNVQVLLPAANLLQLTDVRDACCEFLQAQLHPTNCLGIRAFADLHGCLELLSHAEYYIELHFSEVVECEEFLTLSHLQVSKLISSDRLTVPTEEKVFECVVAWVQNDLENRKQHLSSLMEYVRLPLMSQEYLVQRVEEEPLLKTDLQCKDYIIEALKYHLLKGDNKTSFRTPRTKPRQPVGLPKVLLVVGGQAPKAIRSVESYDFKEEKWYQVAEMPTRRCRAGLAVLGGKVYAVGGFNGSLRVKTVDFYDPAMDVWTAFESMEARRSTLGVAVLNNCIYAVGGFDGSTGLNSAEMFDPQTGKWRMIASMSTRRSSVGVGVLYGQLYAVGGYDGASRQCLSSVECYTPDTDTWTSVPDMGCRRSGAGVGVLEGILYAVGGHDGPLVRKSVEAYDPAKSTWTPVTDMAMCRRNAGVVAMNGVLYVVGGDDGSSNLASVEVYNPKTDSWTMLSSCMSIGRSYAGVAIIDKPI